Below is a genomic region from Prunus persica cultivar Lovell chromosome G3, Prunus_persica_NCBIv2, whole genome shotgun sequence.
GTTAACAGTACTAAACACACATTGGAATTCAAGAAATAGTTGTTGTGTTTGATTTAGGTGGCACTAAGTTATTTAGCGTATGATATGTTGACATTATGAATTTTTCTGCAGCAATGCAAGTGATGCCTTGGACAAGCTCAGGTTTCTCAGTGTTACGGAGCCTGATCTTTTGAAGGGTGGAGGTGATCTTGATATCCGTATCCAGACTGATAAAGACAATGGGATCATACATATCATGTAAGCTTAACTGGTTTTTACAGTATTTTCTTTCCCTTAATGATTCTTCTTCACCATATCAATGGTGTGGTCTTTCCCTTTGTGTGAAGTGATTCTGGTATTGGTATGACTCGGCAAGAACTTGTTGACTGCCTGGGAACAATTGCACAAAGTGGGACCGCAAAGTTCTCAAAGTTGTTGAAGGTATAATAAGTCTTTGAGATATTGTAAgttatttgaatttgagatCCTGCATTGAGGTATTTTATATgcttacaaatttggtttatCAGGATAGTAAAGATGCGGGTGGTGACAACAATTTGATTGGTCAGTTTGGTGTTGGCTTTTACTCGGCATTCCTTGTTGCTGATCGGGTAAGTTCTTAACCAGAAAACTGTGAGCTCCTACGACTTTTAATCCGTTGCTTTCTTCTTTCAGTCAAGTGGCTGAATATATAATAGTGTTGGGGTAGTCCTCCCACTCCCCAAGTTTCTGCCTACCCTTTCCATTAAGAGTTGAAACTTGTGTATAGAAATATCTGAACTGCTCGATTGTTATGCACCTCCTGTGGGTTGTAGGTTGTCGTCTCCACAAAGAGCCCAAAATCTGACAAACAATATGTATGGCAAGGAGAGGCAAATGCTAGCTCGTATACAATTCAGGAGGAGACTGACCCTGAGAAGCTTATTCCTAGAGGAACCCGCCTGAGCTTGTATCTCAAGGTCAGTGTAAAACATTTTTTAActtatgaataaataaataaaaccctgTATAATTTGCCTATGACTTTGATCTCCAAGCTAATTCTTTATCTGTCTGGCTACTTTCAGCGTGATGACAAAGGTTTTGCTGTTCCAGAACGGATACAGAAGCTTGTGAAAAACTATTCacagtttgtttcttttcctatatACACTTGGCAGGAAAAGGGGTACACTAAAGAGGTAAGAGTTTTTTCCCCATCTTCTCAATGCTTGTACTTTTGTCATTGGTTTTGTATGTTGTATGTTCAGGGAAATTATTGGGGACGATTTCATTTCAGGTTGAGGTTGATGAGGATCCAGCTGAATCCAAAAAGGatggagaaaatgagaaaaccgaggtacaaaagaaaaaaacgaaGACTGTTGTTGAGAAATACTGGGATTGGGAGCTCACTAATGAGACACAACCAATATGGGTGAGCCTTAACAGTTTCTTCTTTGTATGTTTACTCTGCTTTTTATGGCAGTAACTTTTTTATGCTCACATGATTCCAATTGATATGTACAGCTTCGCAATCCTAAGGAAGTCACTACGGAGGACTACAATGAGTTCTACAAGAAAACTTTTAATGAATACTTGGATCCACTAGCATCTTCGCATTTCACAACAGAGGTATTTTATGACTATTAAGATCCTCAACAAATGCCACTTGTAGTAGAATTTTGAAGTAAATGTTGCATATTTCTGTATTATCACATGATGTCTGCTTCTTGAGTTGGATAAAAGTTGTGTGGAGTTGACAATAACTAAGTTAACTAtgggtttttttgttgtagaATTTTTATAATTGCATATTTGTGGTATAGTGGCAACTATCATGATGTCTTCTTAAGTTGGGTAACAAATGGGTGTTATCTAAATTTGAATGACAATTGAAAATACAGCATTAGTGCCTGAAGTTAGGATGAAATGTGTAGTTCTGTTTGACAATGTACTCGTACTTAATTGCTCATATATTCTGCTTTTAAGTTGAAGAGGTTGGTATTTGCAGGGTGAAGTAGAATTCAGGTCTATTCTGTATGTTCCAGCGGTTGCTCCTAGGGGGAAGGATGACATAGTCAACTCCAAGACAAAAAATATAAGCCTCTATGTGAAAAGGGTGTTCATTTCAGATGATTTTGATGGAGAACtggtaaacaaaataaagacatTTTTACAACAGAGTAATGCATGGTTCTCTTAAATGGAAGCTTATTGGTTCTAATTGCTTTTACATTCCCTTTTGAGTAGTTCCCTCGATACTTGAGCTTCGTCAAAGGTGTTGTGGACTCAAATGATCTTCCACTCAATGTTTCACGTGAAATTCTTCAGGAGAGTCGTATTGTAAGTACATCTAGCACACTGTCGTTTTAACCTTTAGGTTCCAATTAGTTTACTTTAAACAAACTGTTGTTTCTGTGATCTACTTGAAGGTACGGATTATGAGGAAGCGCTTGGTTCGGAAGGCCTTTGATATGATCCTGGGAATATCCATGAGTGAGGACAGAGCAGTATGTTTTTGCTTCTGTTTTCTTATcatccttttttgtttgtatgttTTCAGTCTTGTGGAATTATGGTACAAATTTCAACATCTTGGCAATTACTCCTCAGCCATGTCTTGTTCCTGAGTCCTGTAGCTGTGACTCTGAATCCTGATGTTTTCCAACCCCTCTGCTGCTTGGGGTAGCGAATGATATTGCCCCTCTACGTTCTTTAAAGATATCCTTTGTTGTTTATTGCAGGATTATGAAAAGTTCTTCGAAAATTTTGGAAAGCATTTGAAACTGGGTTGCATTGAAGATCGTGAAAATCATAAGCGTATTGCTCCATTGCTTAGATTTTTCTCTTCCCAAAGTGAGGATGTGATGATCAGCTTGGATGAATATCTTGAGAACATGAAACCTGAGCAGAAGGGTATCTATTACATTGCTTCTGATAGTGTAGAAAGCGCAAGCAATACACCATTCCTGGAAAAACTTCTTGAGAAGAATTTCGAAGTATGTTTTGCctctcaaataatttgatatatttgattatgctgttttatgtatttatggatgatttttgtTGTGCTATTCTTGTAGGTGTTGTACTTAGTTGATCCAATTGATGAGGTTGCCATCCAGAACCTGGAAtcttacaaggagaagaaattcCTTGATATTAGCAAGGAAGATCTGGATTTAGGTTAGTTCATTGGAGCCCTTTGAGTTGATCCGATTGACTTGACATTCTTGCTTCTTTGATTATGTTTCCTTTGCTAAGGAAATCTGATATGTATGAATGACCTTTCTGCAGGGGATAAGaatgaggaaaaagaaaaggagattaAGCAGGAATATGGccaaacatgtgattggattAAGAAACGTTTGGGTGACAAAGTTGCCAGTGTTCAGATTTCAAACCGTCTTAGCTCGTCACCCTGCGTTCTTGTATCTGGGAAGTTTGGTTGGTCTGCCAACATGGAGAGGTAGAGTCCCTCTGTTGCTGAATACATATGTCAAGAATTCATATTACAGAACCTGATTGTTATCCTCTAAACTTGTGATTGGACGTTTCCAGGTTGATGAAGGCACAAACTGTTGGTGATACTTCTAGCCTTGAGTTTATGAGAGGCAGGAGGGTGTTTGAGATTAATCCTGAGCACCCAATCATTCAAAACTTGAATGTACGTTTGCACGGAGAAAGCTACTCTCCCCAACTCTCCCAATCTTAGAAGACTATGGTTTTAGAAAATACAGTAACATTTTAATCCTGGTTTGCAGGCTGCAAGCAAGATCAACCCGGATGATGAAGATGCTATTAGAGCTATTGATCTTTTGTATGATACAGCTTTGGTGTCTAGTGGTTTTACCGTGAGTATTCAAGCTTGCTTCACATCTCTTGTTAAAACTGCTCTTAGGATTATATGATCTATAGCAACCATTCTTCATTGTAACTTGACCATTAAGAAATCCTAGGCCCTGAAATGAAAATGCACTTGACCTCGTGGTTTGGTGAAAATGAGAATTGcttttttggatttgaagGTGCCACTATTTGTTGGTTTGAGACACtaacgctacagacaagtatcACTCTCTAGGAATCTGTTGTAGCCCATGCTAAGGATGATGATTTGCATGCTTATTTGATCAATGTTTGATCTTCTTACACATTCAACTTGTATGTCTTGTTGATGCAGCCTGAGAATCCAGCACAGCTGGGTGGAAAGATATATGAGATGATGGGTTTGGCTCTTTCTGGGAAATGGTCTACACCTGTCGCCGAGGTTCAGCAACCAGGACGCCAACACCACAACCCAGAGACGTTAGAGGCTGAGGTTCAGCATCCAGGAACCCCACATCACAACACCAAGATATTAGAGGCTGAGGTGGTTGAGCCTGTTGAAGCTGGTACCCAGAAATGAGGAGCAAGAggcatttttcctttttgacaCTAAATTCTCTTTCTCATGCACAAAATTCAGTGGGTAGGTCTTTTAGTGGTGCAGTTGATAAATGTCTGGACATGAGtgttagatatatatatatttgagggAGCTGGTGACCAGAAATAAGAGCACAAAGcaactttcattttttggtaCCAAATTTTCTTACAAAATTTCAGTGGTAGGGCTGGCTGGTGGTGTTCATATATGGAGACGAGTGTTATGATATATTTGATGGACGTAGGCTGTTTGGCTGAACTCTATGGGATTACTTAATAATCTTATGGTTATTTTGACTAATTCCTTTCTCTTTAATTTGTACTTGTTTTagtttgtcttttatttaaCTAATGTGCAGCATCGGATTGATCTGCTATATTCACCCCAAGACTGCAGATATTATTTCCATATGACATCATTTTAAATTCCGAGCCTCTTTATTTAGCATCAGTGCATTTATACGCGTTTAGAAAAATCTAAACTCTTTAATTGATCTAATggaatttaattatttcacATCAGCACAATTGTATTAGATTAAAAAGTCTCCTTTTGCACTGTATCACTTACTCATCTATTCCCCCTTCTCTCCTGTAATCGCATCATAATTATCAAAAGCTGGAATTTGATCCCCAGATCAATTCGACATGGCTCATACCAataaattatcttttttaatgtaTTAATTTTGACTTAAATATGATATATGAATTAgttctcataaaaaaaaaaaaaaatggctcAGAATCCTTAAAAATTGGTTCTCATAGATAGTCTGATTCTAATTTGTTAATGGTGCAGTTTGCAAGGAATATAATGTGaaactaatatttattttcaaatttgatcAATCAAAATTATTCAAGTATTAAGTGAGATAAATGTTtcctaaaatataattttaattttccatGTATGCTACGGCATTTGGCAAAGAAACATGTGCAAAAGTCAAGCAGGCCAAGCAGTGAAGTTACCATTTTGACCTTGACAGTACAACGTGTCGTGAACGACGTGACTGGtcagcaaataaaaaacaatacaAGAAACGTGCTAAGCCAGTCAATTCCAACCCAAGACCGGCTGAGCCGGTCACCCCCAACGTTAAAAGTCTTCACTTTCCCGGTAAAAACACCGTTGCCGTGTCCCAGGGGCAAAATGGGAAAACCACCTCTTCATAAAAAGTGAATTAAACTTCCCAATCTGTCTCCGCGTCTGCTCTCGTCTTCTCTACTGAGCTGAATTTCTCTCGGGCTTCGTCTGGTaagcactctctctctctctctctctctctctctctctctctctctccccttctctctttgttcCTTCTGTTTGGTCGCTGAGAAAATcgtagaaaatgaaagaaattttgTTTAGTTGGCATCGAATTTGTTGCTGTTGATCTAAGAATTTAACGAAAAGTCCACACTGAACAAAGGCAAGTATTTATATTAGGATCGGTTCCGTGACCTCTGAATTTGCTGCTTAGCCTTCCATTTATTATTGTTGCTTTAATTCTCTCTGTGAAACGAAGCAGGTTAATCACCAAGCGAAGCAGATTCAACGGCATAGTAGACTTattgttttgaaaagaaaaaattggggTTTTCTATTGTGTGCAAATTGGTAAAGGTCTGCCTTTTTGTTATATGTTTCTGACATGTTGCTGTTGCTAGAACGTTGTTTCATTTCGTAATTTGGAGATTAGAGGCTTTTCTGAAAATAGCATGCTTAATATTGATAGTCTTACGGCAAGAAAAAGCTTAGATTggtagtattattttattcaatttcagtACTTCTGTTGTGATGATTAATTCTCCGGAATCAGTACGACTGGCAGCTTTTAATAGATGTAGTAGAACCTAGATGATATGCTTCTCGTAGCAGTTTGGGTAATCACAGGTATCCAAGCCAGTTTGATGTAACTGAAAATTTGTCAAATCGTCTCACCATGTGCTGTGTTGCTTTTGGGATTTCATCTTAACTGATAGTTGTATATGTTTGTCTGTGCATGCACATGTCTTCTTTTGGGTGCTGAATGCGTGTTGTTAATTCTCAACGATGAGAAatcttctatattttttaACATTCACTTTCAGATCTAATATGCAAAATGTCACGATAGCTTTCAGAAGAGTAAAAATGTTAGGGTACTTGGCTGATACTTCTATTTCTGTAGTTGCAGAAGTAGCGGATCTGGTGGATGGGTACATCATCTGGCTCCAATATACACCACCAACCTTCATCAAAGATGCTTCCTCCTCGTCAGCAACCACGAGCTGGGGGACTACAAACCTCCCTCTCCCTTGTCTCTTCAGATCCTCGGCTTTCCCCTGAAGAACCCAGATCAAATTCTGATCACAGGCGTGAGTCCCCTACTGAGAGTGCCAGTTCTCGAGAAACATGGCCTACTGCTGATGCCATAATGGCAAAGAAGATGGAGAATGGGAAAGCAGAAAATGATTGCCCGGAACAATCAGTCATTCGTCGTCTTTCCAGCGCTGATAAGATATCTCTTCGAGACATTGCAAGAGAGCGAGTTGACATAATCTCTGAAAAGATGCATCACCTACCTGATGAGTTTCAGGAAGAATTAAAGAACAACCTCCGAGTAATCCTTGATGGGAATGGTGGTTCGCAGCAGAGAGACGAATTTTTTATCCTGCAGAAGCTTGTTCAAAGTAGAACAGATTTAACAGCGAAGACTTTGATTAGAGCACACAGAGTACAGCTTGAAATCCTTGTTGCAATAAATACCGGGATTCTGGCCTTTTTGCATCCAAATATCAGTCTGTCGCAAACTTCCCTTATTGAAGTTTTCGTGTACAAGAGATGCAGAAATATAGCATGCCAAAACCAGATTCCAGCTGATGATTGTACATGCGAGATATGCACTAAAAGAAATGGTTTCTGCAATCTTTGCATGTGTGTAGTATGTAACAAGTTTGATTTTGAAGTGAACACTTGCCGTTGGGTTGGTTGTGATTTGTGCTCTCATTGGACTCACACTGATTGTGCTATTCGGGATGGACTAATATGCATGGGTGCCTCTGGTAAGAGTGGATCAGGGTCATCCGAAATGCTTTTTAGGTGTCGAGCTTGCAATCGGACATCTGAGCTACTGGGTTGGGTCAAAGATGTTTTTCAACACTGTGCACCTGCCTGGGACCCGGAGGCTCTGACAAGAGAGC
It encodes:
- the LOC18783030 gene encoding heat shock protein 90-6, mitochondrial — translated: MHRLPRRSVSAILRHGGARHRTTAAPISCASTHLGSVGETDAKVRWHSALASGKFNPCKPTAQFASNNGLCFGNRFESTAAASDASAEPPAERFEYQAEVNRLMDLIVNSLYSNKEVFLRELISNASDALDKLRFLSVTEPDLLKGGGDLDIRIQTDKDNGIIHIIDSGIGMTRQELVDCLGTIAQSGTAKFSKLLKDSKDAGGDNNLIGQFGVGFYSAFLVADRVVVSTKSPKSDKQYVWQGEANASSYTIQEETDPEKLIPRGTRLSLYLKRDDKGFAVPERIQKLVKNYSQFVSFPIYTWQEKGYTKEVEVDEDPAESKKDGENEKTEVQKKKTKTVVEKYWDWELTNETQPIWLRNPKEVTTEDYNEFYKKTFNEYLDPLASSHFTTEGEVEFRSILYVPAVAPRGKDDIVNSKTKNISLYVKRVFISDDFDGELFPRYLSFVKGVVDSNDLPLNVSREILQESRIVRIMRKRLVRKAFDMILGISMSEDRADYEKFFENFGKHLKLGCIEDRENHKRIAPLLRFFSSQSEDVMISLDEYLENMKPEQKGIYYIASDSVESASNTPFLEKLLEKNFEVLYLVDPIDEVAIQNLESYKEKKFLDISKEDLDLGDKNEEKEKEIKQEYGQTCDWIKKRLGDKVASVQISNRLSSSPCVLVSGKFGWSANMERLMKAQTVGDTSSLEFMRGRRVFEINPEHPIIQNLNAASKINPDDEDAIRAIDLLYDTALVSSGFTPENPAQLGGKIYEMMGLALSGKWSTPVAEVQQPGRQHHNPETLEAEVQHPGTPHHNTKILEAEVVEPVEAGTQK
- the LOC18781692 gene encoding OBERON-like protein — translated: MGTSSGSNIHHQPSSKMLPPRQQPRAGGLQTSLSLVSSDPRLSPEEPRSNSDHRRESPTESASSRETWPTADAIMAKKMENGKAENDCPEQSVIRRLSSADKISLRDIARERVDIISEKMHHLPDEFQEELKNNLRVILDGNGGSQQRDEFFILQKLVQSRTDLTAKTLIRAHRVQLEILVAINTGILAFLHPNISLSQTSLIEVFVYKRCRNIACQNQIPADDCTCEICTKRNGFCNLCMCVVCNKFDFEVNTCRWVGCDLCSHWTHTDCAIRDGLICMGASGKSGSGSSEMLFRCRACNRTSELLGWVKDVFQHCAPAWDPEALTRELDFVSRIFHGSEDPRGQKLFWKCKELKEKIESGLAESSAACRAILMFFQELEVDSPNPKSLENGESGRLIAPQEACNRIAEVVQEAIRKMEMVADEKMRMYKKARMAVEACDRELQDKAREVQELKLERQKKKVQIEELEKIVRLKHAEADMFQLKANEAKREAERLQRIALAKSDKSEEEYASSYLKQRLSEAEAEKQYLFEKIKLQESSRASQSSGGGGDPSQLLMYSKMHDMLYNAPPKADCLPNERHPFRKNP